A single Cyprinus carpio isolate SPL01 chromosome A6, ASM1834038v1, whole genome shotgun sequence DNA region contains:
- the LOC109091211 gene encoding thyrotropin subunit beta-like, with translation MSPVYVVGMLGFLINEAMPMCAPTEYTIYIERQECNYCVAVNTTICMGFCFSRVSGHSEEKICITTFSADPLFTYPVALSCHCSTCHTHSDECAHKTSISGMKCSKPVHHLYPENNYIQVYWEQYE, from the exons ATGTCTCCTGTGTATGTGGTTGGCATGCTGGGATTTTTGATAAATGAAGCCATGCCCATGTGTGCCCCCACTGAGTACACAATTTACATCGAGAGACAGGAGTGCAATTACTGTGTGGCTGTCAACACCACCATCTGCATGGGCTTCTGTTTCTCCAGGGTAAGTGGACACAGTGAGGAAAA AATCTGCATCACAACATTCAGTGCAGATCCACTCTTCACCTATCCGGTGGCACTTAGTTGCCACTGCAGCACCTGTCACACCCACAGTGATGAATGTGCCCACAAAACCAGCATCTCtggcatgaagtgctccaaaccTGTCCATCATTTGTACCCTGAGAACAACTACATCCAGGTATATTGGGAACAGTATGAGTAA